From a region of the Malania oleifera isolate guangnan ecotype guangnan chromosome 12, ASM2987363v1, whole genome shotgun sequence genome:
- the LOC131144263 gene encoding uncharacterized protein LOC131144263: MRDLEILNTMGLGRSAFARKPNETMRLIVTTFVGAVLGFLLGVSLPIFTVMNKELNLPSSLLTPVDISHTEVKSSGPSAHTLPPASSIRSNSTVARKPNNTSKIWVPTNPRGAEMLAPGIVAAESDFYLRRLWGKPSEDLAIKPKYLVTFTVGYDQKMNIDAAVKKFSENFTILLFHYDGRTTEWDEFEWSKQAIHVSVRKQTKWWYAKRFLHPDIVAAYDYIFIWDEDLGVAHFNAEKYIQLVRKHGLEISQPGLEPNKGLTWQMTKRRGDREVHKITEEKPGWCSDPHLPPCAAFVEIMAPVFSRDAWRCVWHMLQNDLVHGWGLDFALRRCVEPAHEKIGVVDAQWIVHQTVPSLGNQGESHNGKAPWEGVRERCRKEWTIFQTRITNAENAYFKKMGIDPSNSTAH; this comes from the exons ATGCGTGATCTGGAGATTTTAAATACAATGGGCCTTGGACGCAG TGCTTTTGCTAGAAAACCAAATGAGACTATGAGGCTTATTGTTACCACCTTCGTTGGAgctgttttagggtttttattggGAGTATCTCTTCCAATATTCACTGTCATGAATAAG GAGCTGAATCTTCCGTCAAGCCTTCTTACACCAGTTGATATCTCACATACTGAGGTCAAAAGTTCAGGCCCCTCAGCCCATACACTACCCCCTGCCTCATCTATTAGAAGTAACTCAACTGTTGCTCGAAAACCAAACAACACGTCAAAG ATATGGGTCCCAACAAATCCTCGAGGTGCAGAAATGTTGGCGCCTGGTATTGTTGCAGCTGAGTCAGACTTCTACCTCCGCAGATTGTGGGGTAAGCCCAGTGAG GACCTAGCCATCAAACCGAAGTATCTGGTCACATTTACTGTTGGTTATGATCAGAAAATGAATATTGATGCAGCAGTTAAAAAG TTCTCAGAAAACTTTACCATACTTCTATTTCATTATGATGGCCGAACAACTGAATGGGACGAGTTTGAGTGGTCAAAGCAAGCTATCCACGTTAGTGTTCGGAAGCAAACAAAATG GTGGTATGCCAAGCGGTTTCTGCATCCTGACATTGTGGCAGCATATGATTACATATTTATCTGGGATGAAGACCTAGGGGTTGCGCATTTTAATGCAGAAAA ATATATACAGTTAGTGAGGAAGCATGGTTTGGAGATTTCGCAGCCTGGTTTGGAGCCTAACAAAGGTTTAACGTGGCAGATGACAAAGAGAAGAGGTGATCGTGAAGTTCACAA GATAACAGAGGAGAAACCAGGCTGGTGCTCAGACCCCCATTTGCCTCCCTGTGCAGC ATTTGTTGAGATCATGGCTCCTGTGTTTTCTCGGGATGCATGGCGCTGTGTTTGGCATATGCTTCAG AATGACTTGGTCCATGGATGGGGTCTTGACTTTGCTCTCAGAAGATGTGTAGAG CCTGCTCATGAAAAAATAGGAGTTGTAGATGCTCAGTGGATTGTTCATCAAACTGTTCCCTCGCTTGGGAACCAG GGGGAATCGCACAATGGGAAGGCACCATGGGAAGGG GTGAGAGAGAGGTGTCGGAAAGAGTGGACAATATTTCAAACTCGGATTACCAATGCAGAAAATGCGTACTTCAAGAAAATGGGAATTGATCCTTCGAATTCCACAGCCCATTAG